The Sphingobacterium bambusae genome includes a window with the following:
- a CDS encoding protein-disulfide reductase DsbD family protein, whose product MKNIFKIMLGLLLAFPLGGMAQTTDSLVSLDGIEFSEGATDADAVSADSLQSVPDDLSFSDGQADSLAQDSVKTTPVEPQAIESKAEKQSLWGIFIAGLIGGFAAFIMPCIFPMVPLTVSFFTKRSGSRSKGISQALLYGLFIIVIYVALGMFISITFGSDALNEFSTNGVFNFIFFLVLLLFAASFFGAFELTLPSSFVNKIDAKSDQGGLTGLFFMAFSLALVSFSCTGPIIGTLLVDAASKGERMGPAIGMLGFSVALALPFVLFAMFPSMLKSLPKSGGWLNSVKVVLGFLELALALKFLSNVDLAYHWNWLDREVFLALWIVIFGMMGLYLIGKISFAHDSPVTHLSVPRTIFAIVVFSFVVYMVPGMWGAPLKSISAFLPPSATQDFDLSVANFAAATPTHADGKTKKYYEIFHERGTPKGFEPYYDYEEGIAVAKELGKPALIDFTGWNCVNCRKMEANVWTDPKVAALLREEFVMIELFVDDRTELPAAEQYVSAYSGKKINTIGKKNSDFQAATFNSNSQPLYVIVGSDGKALLPPTGANYDVAAYAAYLQQGIDLFNKK is encoded by the coding sequence ATGAAAAATATATTCAAGATAATGTTGGGATTGCTGCTTGCATTCCCTTTAGGGGGGATGGCGCAGACGACTGATAGCCTTGTTTCGCTGGATGGTATTGAGTTTTCAGAAGGAGCAACTGATGCGGATGCCGTTTCCGCCGATTCCTTGCAAAGTGTGCCCGATGATCTTTCGTTTAGCGATGGGCAGGCAGATTCTCTTGCACAGGACAGCGTAAAGACAACTCCGGTGGAACCGCAGGCCATTGAAAGTAAAGCCGAAAAACAATCCCTTTGGGGTATTTTTATTGCCGGCCTGATTGGCGGTTTTGCTGCTTTCATTATGCCCTGCATCTTCCCGATGGTACCTCTTACCGTAAGTTTCTTTACCAAGCGTTCCGGCTCCCGCAGCAAGGGTATTTCGCAGGCTTTGCTCTACGGACTGTTCATCATCGTGATCTATGTAGCGCTGGGCATGTTCATTTCCATCACCTTTGGTAGCGACGCACTCAATGAGTTCTCCACCAATGGGGTATTCAATTTTATATTCTTTTTGGTGCTGCTGCTGTTTGCCGCTTCATTTTTTGGCGCTTTCGAGCTTACACTGCCCAGCAGCTTTGTCAACAAGATCGACGCCAAGTCGGATCAGGGCGGATTGACCGGACTGTTCTTCATGGCCTTCAGCTTGGCTTTGGTATCGTTCTCCTGCACAGGGCCCATTATCGGTACCCTGCTTGTTGATGCCGCCTCCAAAGGCGAACGCATGGGGCCGGCCATTGGTATGCTCGGGTTCTCCGTTGCACTAGCGCTACCTTTTGTGCTATTTGCTATGTTTCCTTCCATGCTGAAGTCCCTGCCGAAATCTGGCGGATGGCTCAACAGTGTGAAGGTCGTGCTGGGCTTTCTCGAGTTGGCCTTGGCTCTCAAGTTTCTGTCTAATGTCGACCTCGCCTACCATTGGAACTGGCTGGATCGGGAAGTATTTTTGGCACTCTGGATTGTTATCTTCGGCATGATGGGGCTGTACTTGATCGGCAAGATCAGCTTTGCCCATGATAGCCCGGTTACGCATCTTTCCGTACCACGTACGATTTTTGCTATTGTGGTCTTTTCCTTTGTGGTGTATATGGTTCCCGGTATGTGGGGAGCACCGTTAAAGTCTATATCGGCATTTCTGCCGCCATCAGCCACGCAGGATTTTGACCTTTCGGTTGCCAATTTCGCTGCCGCAACGCCAACCCACGCCGACGGGAAGACCAAGAAATACTATGAGATTTTCCATGAGCGCGGAACGCCCAAGGGATTCGAGCCTTATTATGACTACGAAGAAGGTATTGCTGTGGCTAAGGAGTTGGGCAAACCGGCACTGATTGATTTTACCGGTTGGAACTGTGTGAATTGCCGTAAGATGGAGGCTAACGTCTGGACGGATCCGAAGGTAGCGGCACTCTTACGCGAGGAGTTTGTGATGATCGAACTCTTTGTAGATGATCGTACGGAACTGCCCGCTGCGGAGCAATATGTGTCTGCCTACTCCGGTAAGAAGATCAACACGATAGGCAAGAAGAACAGTGATTTCCAAGCGGCAACGTTCAATAGCAATTCGCAACCGTTGTATGTTATTGTAGGAAGTGACGGCAAGGCCTTGCTGCCACCTACCGGTGCCAACTATGATGTTGCAGCCTATGCCGCTTACCTGCAACAGGGAATAGATCTTTTTAACAAAAAATAA
- a CDS encoding putative porin, with protein MNRYVKKLFLFFVLALAGISRLSAQVEEEFSSALDSARAKEDNKKDSVVFTARYVRYTTLAMMKQSTRTVQIDTSHVNFQYYNKQNLPWNPSINLGSYGLATRDLLFNPNKSIGFQAGFHAMERYLLHSDSIQYFRARARYSELYTVGFFFDDQVFRARLAQNITPQWNVGAEYHATNTDGYYLNQDYNDRKAAVFSWYESKDKRYNMLLNATFNNLNAAENGSVVDEGIIGGDVFQDPTSTSNMGYRTRLMGQNATRPYNKWRDNGMFVRQAYFLGHLDTLNVGTPEMEIHPTNVLAHNSSIRQRQFIFFKNEADVSAAFPINDVDLVNDTTSITTISNEFTYSFYLRGKGVFKNEAKLDLAFQNDLIWYRDSLTSDFYQNSMLKGNLGYKFSDRIDVRAAVNQIVVGQQAGDFLYEANADVFLSENAGVIHLGAYSQNKSPEMAFNRLNYTYHQWNNSFNKTKTQNLSFAYENKKIGFSGKAEYFLMDNYLYFREVDNPDNDELLLRQITPAQSGALNLLKVTVGQNFRVGRFHLDNRVVYQKTDAPDILATPELYTWHSFYYANILYKVMDFRLGMDVRFNTPFRSPSYAINAGQFYNDNVGINYSTYPIGDVWFTGNIDRVNLFLSYNFFNQAFYPKGYYTVRRYPMNDANFRFGVSWKFYD; from the coding sequence ATGAACAGGTATGTAAAGAAGCTTTTCCTTTTTTTTGTGTTGGCTTTAGCCGGAATTTCCCGGCTTTCGGCGCAGGTCGAGGAAGAATTCAGTAGCGCATTGGATTCCGCCCGGGCGAAGGAAGACAACAAGAAGGACTCGGTTGTTTTTACGGCGAGGTATGTGCGTTATACCACATTGGCGATGATGAAGCAGTCCACACGTACCGTGCAGATCGATACCTCACATGTCAACTTTCAATATTACAACAAACAAAATCTGCCTTGGAATCCGTCGATTAACCTCGGTTCTTACGGATTGGCCACTAGGGATTTGCTTTTTAATCCAAATAAAAGTATAGGTTTTCAGGCTGGTTTTCATGCGATGGAGCGTTATCTACTCCATTCGGATTCCATTCAGTACTTTAGGGCAAGGGCACGTTATTCTGAACTTTATACGGTCGGATTTTTCTTTGATGATCAGGTCTTTCGTGCCCGCTTGGCACAAAACATCACGCCGCAATGGAACGTCGGGGCAGAATATCACGCGACGAATACAGATGGATATTACCTCAACCAAGATTACAATGATCGGAAAGCGGCTGTGTTCAGTTGGTACGAATCGAAAGATAAGCGCTATAATATGTTGTTGAACGCAACCTTTAATAACCTTAATGCTGCAGAAAATGGTTCGGTGGTGGATGAGGGGATTATCGGTGGTGACGTCTTTCAGGATCCGACCAGTACGTCTAATATGGGGTACCGCACACGGCTTATGGGGCAAAATGCTACGCGTCCCTATAACAAATGGCGCGACAATGGCATGTTTGTGCGGCAAGCTTATTTTCTCGGTCATTTGGATACGTTGAATGTCGGGACGCCAGAAATGGAGATACATCCTACCAACGTGCTCGCACACAATTCGTCTATTAGGCAGCGCCAATTTATCTTCTTCAAGAACGAAGCCGATGTTAGTGCGGCATTTCCGATTAACGACGTGGATCTTGTGAATGACACTACAAGCATCACCACCATATCTAATGAGTTTACCTACAGCTTTTATTTGCGTGGTAAGGGAGTCTTCAAAAACGAAGCGAAGCTCGATCTAGCTTTTCAAAATGATCTCATTTGGTATAGGGATAGTTTGACGTCTGATTTCTACCAAAATAGCATGTTGAAAGGTAATTTGGGTTACAAGTTTAGTGATCGCATCGATGTGCGTGCTGCGGTTAACCAGATCGTCGTTGGTCAGCAGGCCGGTGATTTTCTATATGAGGCCAATGCCGATGTCTTTCTAAGTGAAAATGCCGGGGTCATTCATTTAGGAGCGTATTCGCAGAATAAGTCGCCCGAGATGGCTTTTAATCGTTTGAACTATACCTACCACCAGTGGAATAATAGTTTTAATAAGACAAAAACGCAGAACCTGTCCTTTGCTTACGAGAATAAGAAGATTGGATTTTCCGGAAAGGCGGAATATTTTTTAATGGACAATTACCTCTATTTTAGAGAGGTGGACAACCCAGATAATGATGAGCTATTGCTTCGGCAGATTACGCCGGCGCAATCTGGAGCCCTCAACTTGCTCAAGGTAACTGTGGGGCAGAACTTTCGGGTAGGACGGTTCCATTTGGACAATCGCGTTGTGTATCAAAAGACAGATGCACCAGATATACTCGCCACGCCAGAGCTGTATACTTGGCATAGCTTCTATTATGCCAATATTTTGTACAAGGTGATGGATTTCCGTTTAGGGATGGATGTGCGCTTCAATACGCCATTCCGTTCGCCTTCCTATGCTATTAATGCTGGGCAGTTTTATAATGATAATGTGGGAATCAACTATTCCACCTATCCTATTGGTGATGTTTGGTTCACCGGGAACATCGATCGGGTGAATTTGTTCCTGTCTTATAATTTCTTCAATCAGGCGTTTTATCCGAAAGGATACTACACCGTCAGAAGATACCCTATGAACGACGCTAATTTTAGGTTTGGCGTATCATGGAAATTCTATGATTAG
- a CDS encoding carboxypeptidase-like regulatory domain-containing protein encodes MKYFLFFCLILTAHNTWAQHVVQGKVIDAEKREAVAGATVYINNSTVRTSTNKAGEYYLQLPAAGRYELVISAMGHELASFELVVDGNTKKDAVLQQKNLEIDEVTVTAYLKDGWKQWGMYFTESFIGMSSFAKQTKILNPEVLRFRYQATEKVLQVSATEPLQISNRALGYEINYDLLDYHMDFRSGHLYYEGFASFQDSKKISNKMHKNRQAAYMTSFMRFIRSTYSHSWKADGYNVRELIRVVNQERQRVDSLMKLINKRVYTDFRGDWPAFYAAQNSYTVDSVERFRSTLQQPKAYDVLKEELSEEQVIKKTSKDDMQTIHYENYLRITHASIVPEEAYLFWNKKADGSSLLLLAPQSVVYIDALGNFAPAANWIQEGYWAWYSKLSTMLPLDYKDNTQPK; translated from the coding sequence GTGAAGTATTTCCTTTTCTTCTGCTTGATCTTGACAGCGCACAACACCTGGGCACAGCACGTCGTGCAAGGCAAGGTGATCGATGCGGAAAAGCGCGAAGCTGTAGCGGGTGCCACGGTGTATATCAACAATTCAACCGTTCGGACAAGCACAAACAAAGCGGGCGAATACTACCTTCAGCTTCCCGCTGCAGGCCGGTATGAGCTTGTCATATCAGCCATGGGACACGAGCTGGCTAGCTTTGAACTGGTGGTGGACGGGAACACGAAGAAAGACGCCGTATTACAACAAAAAAACCTTGAAATAGACGAAGTCACGGTTACGGCCTATTTAAAAGACGGCTGGAAACAATGGGGTATGTATTTTACGGAAAGCTTTATTGGGATGAGCTCCTTTGCTAAGCAAACAAAGATCCTAAACCCCGAGGTTTTACGTTTTCGATACCAAGCGACAGAAAAGGTGCTGCAGGTATCTGCTACCGAACCACTCCAAATATCCAACCGAGCGCTTGGCTACGAGATAAATTACGACCTCCTTGATTATCATATGGACTTCCGCAGTGGACATCTCTATTATGAAGGCTTCGCATCTTTTCAAGACAGTAAAAAAATATCGAACAAGATGCATAAAAATAGACAAGCAGCTTACATGACCTCTTTCATGCGTTTCATAAGAAGCACCTATTCCCACAGCTGGAAGGCAGATGGATATAACGTTCGGGAGCTGATACGTGTTGTGAATCAGGAACGACAGCGCGTAGACAGCTTGATGAAGCTGATCAATAAACGCGTCTATACCGATTTCCGTGGCGATTGGCCAGCATTTTATGCCGCTCAAAACAGTTATACGGTAGACTCCGTCGAACGTTTCAGATCTACACTTCAACAACCAAAAGCATATGATGTACTGAAGGAGGAGCTTAGCGAAGAGCAAGTCATAAAAAAAACGAGCAAAGATGATATGCAGACAATACACTACGAAAATTACCTTCGTATAACGCATGCTTCGATTGTCCCCGAAGAGGCTTACCTGTTTTGGAACAAAAAGGCTGATGGCTCATCTCTTTTATTGCTCGCCCCTCAATCCGTCGTATACATCGACGCCTTGGGGAACTTCGCTCCCGCGGCAAACTGGATACAAGAGGGATACTGGGCTTGGTACAGCAAGCTAAGCACAATGCTTCCTCTAGACTATAAGGACAATACGCAACCTAAATAA
- a CDS encoding PLP-dependent cysteine synthase family protein has protein sequence MIFMEALMSKCLSPKLDSKFKHLWCLVGNTPMLELQYTYRGKQGTIYVKCENYNLTGSIKDRMALYILYKAYMNCAIRPTDMIVEATSGNTGIAFSAIGKALGHQVKIIMPNWLSKERIDIIKSMGADIQLVTKEEGGFLGSIRLSEELAAQGGVFLPRQFENQYNAEAHELTTGKEIVEQLATVGKMADAFVAGVGTGGTVMGVGNHLRKVNPFVKIHPLEPAESPTLTTGYKVGSHRIQGISDEFIPAIVKLDQLDEVIQASDGDSILMAQKLAKQLGLAVGISSGANVIGAIKLKEQLGADATVVTLLCDDNKKYLSTDLVKDEPIKEGFLATEVDFDGFHPIGRLANPMI, from the coding sequence ATGATATTTATGGAAGCCTTAATGAGTAAGTGCCTGTCGCCTAAGCTTGATAGTAAATTCAAGCATTTATGGTGTTTGGTGGGCAACACCCCAATGTTGGAGCTGCAGTATACCTATCGTGGTAAACAGGGAACGATTTATGTAAAGTGCGAAAATTATAACCTGACTGGGAGCATTAAAGACAGGATGGCGCTATACATTTTATATAAAGCCTATATGAACTGTGCCATTCGCCCTACGGACATGATTGTTGAAGCGACGAGTGGTAACACGGGCATTGCTTTTTCCGCGATAGGCAAGGCATTGGGGCATCAGGTAAAGATCATTATGCCTAACTGGTTGAGCAAAGAACGTATTGATATTATTAAAAGCATGGGTGCCGACATACAGTTGGTCACGAAGGAAGAAGGTGGCTTTTTGGGCAGTATCCGTTTGAGCGAAGAGCTCGCTGCTCAGGGAGGTGTTTTTCTACCTCGGCAGTTTGAAAATCAGTATAATGCGGAAGCACACGAGTTGACTACAGGGAAGGAAATTGTGGAGCAACTGGCTACCGTAGGGAAGATGGCAGACGCTTTTGTTGCCGGTGTTGGTACGGGCGGAACGGTAATGGGTGTAGGTAACCATCTACGCAAAGTTAATCCTTTTGTCAAGATCCATCCTTTGGAACCCGCAGAGAGTCCTACGCTTACTACAGGGTATAAGGTAGGGTCGCATCGTATACAGGGCATTTCCGACGAGTTTATCCCGGCTATTGTGAAGCTGGATCAACTGGATGAGGTGATACAAGCGTCGGATGGCGATTCGATCTTGATGGCGCAGAAATTGGCGAAGCAGCTTGGTCTTGCTGTAGGAATTTCATCGGGTGCCAATGTTATTGGTGCTATTAAACTAAAGGAACAGTTGGGCGCAGATGCCACGGTGGTGACACTGCTATGCGACGATAATAAGAAGTATCTAAGTACGGATTTGGTGAAGGATGAACCCATCAAAGAGGGTTTTTTGGCAACGGAAGTAGATTTCGACGGCTTCCATCCTATCGGCCGTCTTGCTAATCCGATGATCTAG
- a CDS encoding Lrp/AsnC family transcriptional regulator, which produces MELDIVDVKLLRLLQKDASLSNKELSYHLNKSIAAVHERVKKLKANGYIKRTVAILDRKRVGIDLISFSQVFLKAHTAEVLNEFEREVAKFPEVMECYQMAGSYDFMLRIATKDMEAYHIFLRHKLAVLPQVNTVQTYFVLSETKSETAYPI; this is translated from the coding sequence ATGGAACTGGACATTGTCGATGTTAAATTACTCCGCCTCTTACAGAAAGATGCCTCATTGAGCAACAAAGAGTTATCTTATCATTTAAACAAATCTATAGCCGCTGTGCACGAGCGCGTCAAAAAATTGAAGGCCAATGGCTATATCAAACGCACGGTGGCCATTCTAGACAGAAAACGCGTAGGCATAGATCTCATTTCATTCTCCCAAGTATTTTTAAAGGCACATACCGCGGAAGTACTCAACGAGTTTGAGCGCGAAGTGGCCAAATTCCCCGAAGTGATGGAGTGCTATCAAATGGCCGGCTCCTACGACTTTATGTTGCGAATCGCGACAAAGGACATGGAAGCCTATCACATCTTCTTACGACATAAATTGGCCGTGCTGCCACAGGTGAACACCGTGCAGACCTATTTTGTATTGTCTGAAACCAAGAGCGAGACGGCCTATCCGATTTAA